The following is a genomic window from Actinomadura sp. WMMB 499.
CGGCCTCCTGGATCGCCAGCAGCGCGGGCGGGACCTCCTCGCCCCGCCGGCGCGCCAGGTGGACCGCCACCCCCGCCTGCACCTTGATGATCGAGATGCTGTGGGTGAGGGAGTCGTGCAGTTCCCGGGCGATGCGCAGCCGTTCCTCGCCCGCCTGCCGCCGGGCGGCCTCCTCGCGGGTGCGTTCGGCCTCGGCGGCCCGCCGCTCGGCCTCCTCCAGGTAGGCCTGCCGGTGCCGGGTCACCATCGCCGCCACCCCGGCCGCCACGAACCAGCCGACCAGCAGCGTCATGCTCTCCAGGTTCTGCCCGGCGTCGTCGGCGCCGGGCAGGTTCACCGCCAGGCCGCCGCCGAGGAACGCCACGGCCGCCGCCGCCCCGGCGAGCAGGTGACCGGCCCAGACCGCGGCGAACACCGACAGCATCACCGGGTAGGCGACCGCCGGGCCCGGCTGGACGTGCGCGGCGACCCCGAACATGCAGACCGTGCTGACCAGCAGCGCCGCCAGCGGTGCGCGCCGCCACGCGACGAGCGCGGCCGACCCCGCCAGGGCGCCCGCGAAGTCCAGCGCTCCCGCGCGGGGCTCGACGAGCAGGAAGACCGACACCACGGCGGCCATCCCGGCGGCGAGCAGGCCGTCCTGGGCGGGCGGCCCCAACCGGGTCAAGAACTTCATTCGTGCAGATTAGAGGCTCCTGGGGCGGTCCGTCCTCGGCGGCAGGTCGTAATAAATCACTACTCCCAGCGATGTAGTCGGGCCGGTCCTGCTTCGCGGGCGTCAGGCGGAGAAGACGTCCCGGGCATGACGACCGGCGGGCGGCCCGGACCGCAG
Proteins encoded in this region:
- a CDS encoding sensor histidine kinase, which encodes MKFLTRLGPPAQDGLLAAGMAAVVSVFLLVEPRAGALDFAGALAGSAALVAWRRAPLAALLVSTVCMFGVAAHVQPGPAVAYPVMLSVFAAVWAGHLLAGAAAAVAFLGGGLAVNLPGADDAGQNLESMTLLVGWFVAAGVAAMVTRHRQAYLEEAERRAAEAERTREEAARRQAGEERLRIARELHDSLTHSISIIKVQAGVAVHLARRRGEEVPPALLAIQEAGGDAMRELRATLEVLREPGDPDGEAAASGLDRLDELVERARSAGLPTTVTVSGTPPELPREVDRAAYRIVQEALTNVSRHAGGAAATVRIDYAGTELVVRVDDDGKADPDAPPVPGTGLLGMRERVAALGGRLRAEPRPGGGFTVRAQIPLGDPS